The Oreochromis niloticus isolate F11D_XX linkage group LG13, O_niloticus_UMD_NMBU, whole genome shotgun sequence genome has a window encoding:
- the si:ch211-51a6.2 gene encoding neurotrypsin — MEQRKAVSGFVPCCLLVALAVSAEISEWAHFNVVQSAVLLSCSEGLTKLGYYNGSVSHTDAGSPCLKWTNFPDYMQQYPNRGLGDHNFCRNPDRETKPWCFFRKTSGAIGWAYCDCHQGAARLVGGSGNSGRLEVYLNNKWGAVCDTHWTDRDASVICRQLGLSEIGIALQHSYFGPSSIFHYERLGCRGYENSLLECWNRKFATGDCNHGNEAGVLCAEPEGTGIPLRLVGGLEEFEGRVEVYHNGRWGTICDDQWDDLDAEVVCRQLGLGGVAKAWTRAHFGQVFGPVLLDRVQCTGNELSLEDCPHSNWEQHNCKHMEDAGVSCNPYTDGAVRLVGANSDQEGRVEIYYQGQWGTVCDDNWTELNAQVVCRQLGFRGRAEVAHERAYEEGNGLILLDEVQCDGTETSLLACTHSQWRQHDCSHSEDVGVLCHSDTSEIQSNYPPIGPLVRLVAGETRREGRVEVFINGQWGSVCDDGWNDVNAAVVCRQLGFTGVAKARSMAYFGEGQGPIHLDNVRCLGTETSLGQCPAEGQEGHDCRHSEDAGVICDYTLDPLGNGAKAMQSCGRRLSRQHRQRRIIGGEKSLRGEWPWQVSLWLRSQSKGSHPLCGASLISSCWLVTAAHCFKRFGRDPARYVLRLGDYHTVEQDDFERTLSPERIIIHRKYHSQSWEYDIALLRLKGTEGNCVAFNPHTGAVCLPEPGDKLEKRLTACVITGWGITDSEYSHTLLQAWVPLLPALTCKKRYGDRFTSRMLCAGSLSKHHRVDSCQGDSGGPLVCQGESGHWVLTGVISWGHGCGNPSFPGVYTHVSRFLRWINKAINKPYKNQ; from the exons ATTTCTGAATGGGCACACTTCAATGTAGTACAGAGTGCAG TGCTGCTGTCCTGTTCAGAGGGTCTCACAAAACTGGGCTACTATAATGGCTCAGTTTCTCACACAGACGCAGGCTCCCCATGCTTAAAGTGGACTAACTTCCCAGACTACATGCAGCAGTATCCAAACCGAGGCCTGGGAGACCATAACTTCTGCCGAAACCCAGACAGAGAAACCAAACCGTGGTGCTTCTTTCGAAAGACCTCTGGGGCCATTGGATGGGCTTATTGTGATTGTCATCAAG GTGCAGCCAGACTGGTGGGGGGTTCAGGCAACAGTGGCCGTCTGGAGGTGTATCTGAATAACAAGTGGGGCGCAGTATGTGACACACACTGGACTGACCGTGATGCCAGTGTCATATGCAGACAGCTTGGACTGAG TGAGATTGGTATAGCCCTACAGCATTCCTACTTTGGCCCCAGTTCCATCTTCCACTATGAGCGTCTAGGTTGCCGTGGTTACGAGAATTCCCTGCTAGAGTGCTGGAACAGGAAGTTTGCCACTGGAGACTGTAACCACGGAAACGAAGCAGGGGTGCTTTGTGCTGAACCTGAAG GTACTGGAATCCCTTTAAGGCTGGTAGGAGGCCTGGAGGAATTTGAGGGGCGTGTGGAGGTGTACCATAACGGCAGGTGGGGAACCATTTGTGATGACCAATGGGATGATCTTGATGCAGAAGTGGTGTGTCGACAGTTGGGCTTGGG GGGTGTTGCCAAAGCATGGACACGGGCCCATTTTGGCCAGGTCTTTGGTCCAGTCTTGCTGGATCGGGTTCAGTGCACAGGCAATGAACTCTCTCTGGAAGATTGTCCTCATAGCAACTGGGAACAGCACAACTGCAAACACATGGAAGATGCAGGGGTGTCCTGCAATCCATATACAG ATGGTGCAGTTCGCCTGGTGGGAGCAAACAGTGACCAGGAGGGTCGCGTGGAGATTTACTACCAGGGACAATGGGGCACTGTATGCGATGACAACTGGACTGAGCTCAATGCCCAGGTAGTGTGCAGACAGCTCGGTTTCAG GGGGCGAGCAGAAGTGGCTCATGAGAGAGCGTATGAAGAAGGTAATGGGTTGATCCTGCTGGATGAGGTGCAGTGTGATGGGACAGAGACCAGTTTACTGGCCTGCACTCATTCTCAATGGAGACAACACGACTGTTCACACAGTGAGGATGTAGGTGTTCTCTGTCACAGTGATACCAGTGAGATTCAAAGTAATTACCCACCTATAG GCCCCCTGGTGCGTTTGGTTGCTGGAGAGACCAGGAGGGAAGGCAGAGTGGAAGTGTTTATTAACGGCCAGTGGGGAAGTGTGTGCGATGATGGCTGgaatgatgttaatgcagctgTAGTTTGTAGACAGCTGGGATTCAC AGGCGTGGCTAAAGCTCGATCCATGGCGTATTTTGGTGAGGGTCAGGGTCCAATCCATCTGGACAATGTGCGATGCTTAGGAACTGAAACATCCTTAGGCCAGTGTCCAGCTGAAGGACAAGAAGGCCATGATTGTCGCCACAGCGAGGATGCAGGTGTCATCTGTGATTATACACTAGATCCCCTGGGAAACGGTGCCAAAGCAATGCAGAGCTGTGGCCGCAGACTCAGTCGTCAGCATCGTCAGCGTAGAATCATAGGAGGAGAAAAGTCACTGAG GGGTGAGTGGCCCTGGCAGGTGTCCCTGTGGCTCAGGTCTCAGTCTAAAGGCAGTCATCCTCTGTGTGGCGCCTCACTCATCAGCTCCTGCTGGCTTGTTActgctgcccactgcttcaagAG ATTTGGCAGAGACCCGGCGCGATACGTCTTACGTCTCGGTGACTACCACACCGTGGAACAAGATGACTTTGAACGCACGTTGTCCCCAGAACGCATCATCATTCACAGAAAGTACCACAGTCAAAGCTGGGAGTATGATATAGCCCTGCTGCGCCTTAAAGGCACAGAGGGAAACTGTGTGGCATTCAACCCTCACACTGGAGCTGTGTGTCTGCCGGAGCCAGGTGACAAGTTGGAGAAGAGGCTGACTGCCTGTGTAATTACTGGCTGGGGCATCACAG ACTCAGAGTACTCGCATACCTTGCTCCAGGCCTGGGTCCCCCTGCTTCCAGCCTTGACGTGTAAGAAACGATATGGTGACCGCTTCACCAGCCGCATGCTATGTGCCGGGAGCCTGTCGAAGCACCACCGTGTGGACAGCTGCCAGGGTGACAGTGGGGGTCCGCTGGTTTGTCAAGGGGAGAGCGGTCACTGGGTGCTGACAGGAGTCATCTCGTGGGGTCATGGCTGTGGCAATCCCTCATTCCCTGGGGTTTACACTCATGTTAGCAGGTTCCTGCGATGGATTAACAAGGCTATCAACAAACCCTACAAGAACCAATGA